In Castor canadensis chromosome 11, mCasCan1.hap1v2, whole genome shotgun sequence, a single genomic region encodes these proteins:
- the Naglu gene encoding alpha-N-acetylglucosaminidase isoform X2, translating to MGNLHTWGGPLTRFWHIKQLYLQHRILDRMRSFGMIPVLPAFAGHVPKAITRVFPQANVTQLGSWGHFNCSYSCSFLLAPEDTVFSLIGSLFLWELIKEFGTDHIYGADTFNEMQPLSSEPSYLTAATAAVYEAMITVDPDAVWLLQGWLFQHQPEFWGLPQVKAVLGAVPQGRLLVLDLFAENQPVYTRTASFQGQPFIWCMLHNFGGNHGLFGALEAVNQGPKAAHLFPNSTMVGTGIAPEGIGQNEVVYALMAELGWRKEPVPDLAAWVSNFAARRYGVSQRETEAAWRLLLRSVYNCSGEACRGHNHSPLVKRPSLQMNTTVWYNRSDVFEAWRLLLIAASNLTTNPAFRYDLLDVTRQAVQELVSLYYEEARTAYMNKELISLLRAGGILVYELLPALDQVLASDSRFLLGSWLEQARGVAVSEAEAHLYEQNSRFQLTLWGPEGNILDYANKQLSGLVADYYKPRWGLFLQTLVDSLAQGVPFQQHQFDEKVFQVEQAFVLSKKRYPIYPQGDTVDLARKIFLKYSPRGVAGSL from the exons GGTGTTTCCACAGGCCAATGTCACCCAGTTGGGTAGTTGGGGACACTTCAACTGCTCCTactcctgctccttccttctgGCTCCAGAAGACACTGTATTCAGCCTCATCGGGAGCCTCTTCCTATGGGAACTGATCAAAGAGTTTGGCACAGACCACATCTATGGGGCTGACACTTTCAATGAGATGCAGCCTCTCTCCTCGGAACCCTCCTACCTCACTGCAGCCACCGCTGCTGTCTATGAAGCCATGATCACTG TGGATCCTGATGCCGTGTGGCTGCTCCAAGGCTGGCTCTTCCAGCACCAGCCCGAATTTTGGGGACTCCCCCAGGTCAAGGCTGTGCTGGGGGCCGTGCCCCAAGGTCGCCTCCTAGTTCTGGACCTGTTTGCTGAGAACCAGCCTGTATACACCCGCACAGCCTCCTTCCAGGGCCAGCCCTTCATCTGGTGCATGCTACATAACTTTGGGGGTAACCACGGCCTATTTGGAGCTCTGGAGGCTGTGAACCAAGGCCCCAAGGCTGCTCACCTCTTCCCCAACTCCACCATGGTAGGCACTGGCATAGCCCCTGAGGGCATTGGCCAGAATGAAGTGGTCTATGCCCTCATGGCCGAACTGGGGTGGCGGAAAGAGCCAGTGCCAGATTTGGCAGCCTGGGTAAGCAACTTTGCTGCAAGGCGGTATGGGGTCTCCCAGCGGGAGACAGAGGCAGCCTGGAGACTGCTGCTCAGAAGTGTCTACAACTGCTCTGGTGAGGCCTGCAGAGGGCACAACCACAGCCCACTGGTCAAGCGGCCATCCCTGCAGATGAATACCACTGTCTGGTACAACCGATCAGATGTGTTTGAGGCCTGGCGGCTGCTGCTAATAGCTGCTTCCAACCTGACCACTAACCCAGCCTTCCGCTATGACCTGCTAGATGTCACCCGCCAGGCAGTCCAGGAGCTGGTCAGCTTGTACTATGAGGAGGCGAGGACTGCCTATATGAACAAGGAGCTCATTTCCCTGCTCAGAGCTGGAGGCATCCTGGTCTATGAGCTTCTGCCTGCATTGGACCAGGTGTTGGCTAGTGACAGCCGGTTCTTGCTGGGCAGCTGGCTGGAGCAGGCCCGAGGGGTGGCAGTCAGTGAAGCTGAGGCCCATTTGTACGAGCAGAACAGCCGCTTCCAGCTGACCTTGTGGGGGCCTGAGGGCAACATTCTAGACTATGCAAACAAGCAGCTGTCTGGACTGGTGGCTGATTACTACAAGCCCCGCTGGGGCCTGTTCCTCCAGACCTTGGTGGATAGCTTGGCCCAGGGTGTCCCTTTCCAACAGCACCAGTTTGATGAGAAAGTCTTCCAGGTGGAGCAGGCCTTTGTTCTCAGCAAGAAGAGATATCCTATCTACCCCCAAGGTGACACTGTGGACCTAGCCAGGAAGATTTTCCTCAAATATTCCCCCCGGGGGGTTGCTGGATCTTTGTGA
- the Naglu gene encoding alpha-N-acetylglucosaminidase isoform X3 — MRSFGMIPVLPAFAGHVPKAITRVFPQANVTQLGSWGHFNCSYSCSFLLAPEDTVFSLIGSLFLWELIKEFGTDHIYGADTFNEMQPLSSEPSYLTAATAAVYEAMITVDPDAVWLLQGWLFQHQPEFWGLPQVKAVLGAVPQGRLLVLDLFAENQPVYTRTASFQGQPFIWCMLHNFGGNHGLFGALEAVNQGPKAAHLFPNSTMVGTGIAPEGIGQNEVVYALMAELGWRKEPVPDLAAWVSNFAARRYGVSQRETEAAWRLLLRSVYNCSGEACRGHNHSPLVKRPSLQMNTTVWYNRSDVFEAWRLLLIAASNLTTNPAFRYDLLDVTRQAVQELVSLYYEEARTAYMNKELISLLRAGGILVYELLPALDQVLASDSRFLLGSWLEQARGVAVSEAEAHLYEQNSRFQLTLWGPEGNILDYANKQLSGLVADYYKPRWGLFLQTLVDSLAQGVPFQQHQFDEKVFQVEQAFVLSKKRYPIYPQGDTVDLARKIFLKYSPRGVAGSL; from the exons GGTGTTTCCACAGGCCAATGTCACCCAGTTGGGTAGTTGGGGACACTTCAACTGCTCCTactcctgctccttccttctgGCTCCAGAAGACACTGTATTCAGCCTCATCGGGAGCCTCTTCCTATGGGAACTGATCAAAGAGTTTGGCACAGACCACATCTATGGGGCTGACACTTTCAATGAGATGCAGCCTCTCTCCTCGGAACCCTCCTACCTCACTGCAGCCACCGCTGCTGTCTATGAAGCCATGATCACTG TGGATCCTGATGCCGTGTGGCTGCTCCAAGGCTGGCTCTTCCAGCACCAGCCCGAATTTTGGGGACTCCCCCAGGTCAAGGCTGTGCTGGGGGCCGTGCCCCAAGGTCGCCTCCTAGTTCTGGACCTGTTTGCTGAGAACCAGCCTGTATACACCCGCACAGCCTCCTTCCAGGGCCAGCCCTTCATCTGGTGCATGCTACATAACTTTGGGGGTAACCACGGCCTATTTGGAGCTCTGGAGGCTGTGAACCAAGGCCCCAAGGCTGCTCACCTCTTCCCCAACTCCACCATGGTAGGCACTGGCATAGCCCCTGAGGGCATTGGCCAGAATGAAGTGGTCTATGCCCTCATGGCCGAACTGGGGTGGCGGAAAGAGCCAGTGCCAGATTTGGCAGCCTGGGTAAGCAACTTTGCTGCAAGGCGGTATGGGGTCTCCCAGCGGGAGACAGAGGCAGCCTGGAGACTGCTGCTCAGAAGTGTCTACAACTGCTCTGGTGAGGCCTGCAGAGGGCACAACCACAGCCCACTGGTCAAGCGGCCATCCCTGCAGATGAATACCACTGTCTGGTACAACCGATCAGATGTGTTTGAGGCCTGGCGGCTGCTGCTAATAGCTGCTTCCAACCTGACCACTAACCCAGCCTTCCGCTATGACCTGCTAGATGTCACCCGCCAGGCAGTCCAGGAGCTGGTCAGCTTGTACTATGAGGAGGCGAGGACTGCCTATATGAACAAGGAGCTCATTTCCCTGCTCAGAGCTGGAGGCATCCTGGTCTATGAGCTTCTGCCTGCATTGGACCAGGTGTTGGCTAGTGACAGCCGGTTCTTGCTGGGCAGCTGGCTGGAGCAGGCCCGAGGGGTGGCAGTCAGTGAAGCTGAGGCCCATTTGTACGAGCAGAACAGCCGCTTCCAGCTGACCTTGTGGGGGCCTGAGGGCAACATTCTAGACTATGCAAACAAGCAGCTGTCTGGACTGGTGGCTGATTACTACAAGCCCCGCTGGGGCCTGTTCCTCCAGACCTTGGTGGATAGCTTGGCCCAGGGTGTCCCTTTCCAACAGCACCAGTTTGATGAGAAAGTCTTCCAGGTGGAGCAGGCCTTTGTTCTCAGCAAGAAGAGATATCCTATCTACCCCCAAGGTGACACTGTGGACCTAGCCAGGAAGATTTTCCTCAAATATTCCCCCCGGGGGGTTGCTGGATCTTTGTGA
- the Hsd17b1 gene encoding 17-beta-hydroxysteroid dehydrogenase type 1 yields MPRDTSVPEPLHRILMDRTVVLITGCSSGIGLHLAVRLASDPSRSFKVYATLRDLKAQGPLWELARARGCPSDSLETLELDVRDSNSVAAARARVTEGRVDVLVCNAGRGLFGPLEAHELDAVGQVLDVNVIGTVRMLQAFLPDMKRRRSGRVLVTASVGGLMGLPFHAVYCASKFALEGLCESLAVLLLPFGVHVSLIECGPVHTAFYEKLEGGPGGALDRADAQTRHLFSLYQRHYEHILQEAQDPEEVTEVFLAALRDPQPALRYFSTENFLPLARLRLDDPSGCSYVAAMHRAVFSEEQVEGAEAKARALGDPKLCASPAAPK; encoded by the exons ATGCCTAGGGACACTAGTGTTCCTGAGCCTCTTCACAGGATCCTCATGGACCGCACCGTGGTGCTCATCACTGGCTGCTCCTCGGGCATCGGCCTGCATTTGGCCGTACGTCTGGCTTCAGACCCATCCCGGAGCTTCAAAG TGTATGCTACGCTGAGGGACCTGAAGGCACAGGGCCCGCTGTGGGAGTTGGCCCGGGCCCGGGGGTGCCCTTCTGACTCCCTGGAGACACTGGAATTGGACGTAAGGGATTCAAATTCTGTGGCCGCTGCGCGGGCACGCGTGACTGAGGGCCGAGTGGATGTGTTGG TGTGTAATGCGGGCCGGGGCCTGTTCGGGCCGCTAGAGGCGCACGAGCTGGACGCCGTGGGCCAGGTGCTGGACGTGAATGTGATCGGAACCGTGCGGATGCTGCAAGCTTTCCTGCCAGACATGAAGCGGCGCCGTTCGGGACGCGTGTTGGTGACCGCGAGCGTGGGAGGCTTGATGG GGCTGCCCTTCCACGCCGTTTACTGTGCCAGCAAGTTCGCGCTGGAAGGTTTATGCGAGAGTCTGGCCGTTCTGTTGCTGCCCTTCGGTGTCCA CGTGAGCCTCATTGAGTGTGGCCCGGTGCACACAGCCTTCTACGAGAAGCTGGAGGGTGGCCCAGGCGGGGCTCTGGACCGCGCGGATGCCCAGACCCGCCACCTCTTCTCACTCTACCAGCGCCACTACGAGCACATCTTGCAAGAGGCACAGGATCCGGAGGAGGTGACAGAG GTCTTCCTCGCCGCACTGCGTGACCCGCAGCCCGCCCTGCGCTACTTCAGTACGGAGAACTTCCTGCCCCTGGCCCGGCTGCGCCTGGATGACCCCAGCGGCTGCAGCTATGTGGCCGCCATGCACCGCGCAGTGTTCTCCGAGGAGCAGGTGGAGGGGGCCGAGGCCAAGGCCAGAGCCCTAGGGGACCCTAAGCTCTGCGCTTCTCCCGCTGCCCCAAAATAA